Below is a window of 'Nostoc azollae' 0708 DNA.
AATGCTCCGCTAATAATTGCATTGTCCAACGCACTCTTCCTTCTGGCGGATTAGAACAAGCAGTCGCAATCAAAAATGCTTCTTGTTTTTCATCTAATTTTTTGGGTTTTGATGGACGTTCCCCATCCTTTAAAGCAAAGTCTAATCCACCAATCACAAACTTTTCTCTTGTCCTTTCCACCGTGGCAACATGAACTCGAACTGCGGCAGCGCCGTGTCCGTTTCTCCCTCAGATGCCATTCAAATAATGTTTGCATGGGTTATACTTCTTGCTTTATGCTTTCCTTTTTTGAGGATTGCTTGCAGTTGTAAAACTTCCTCTTCGCTTAAATCTACAACATACTTTTTTGCCATGGTCAACCCCTTTTTTGACTAGTTTATCAATTAGAGGGGCTTACCCAGCAACATTGCCTTGGTGGACTACTAGGTTAGTATTAGGTAAGGCTTGAACCATAATTTACCTACCTTTCTGTTTCTGGCATTTTTGGTAGGCGATAGTTGGGGATCACAATTTGGTTATTTTTTCTGTTGAGAGTTTGTCCAGTTAACTATTAACTGTCGTGCCTGTTGACTCATTGAGGTTTTTTGTTGAGCGCAAATAACCTTGAATTGAGTTCGTTCCTCATCATTTAGAAATACTACGAGTTTCACTGTTTTATCTTCTTCCTGAGATTGAGTCACCTAATCTACCTACTTAATCTATAGCTGCATTTTGCCTAATTATGGCATTAAGCAAACTGTTAGCAAATTAAGTAGTTTAGCTAGTTGACTTATTTTACTTAGATAGAGTAGGTTAGTAAGATAGGTAAGATAATGTAAACCGCTTGCAGTCCAAAGGCTTTGTAATGGCTGACAACACTCTGTTGATTTGCTAACAATTGCAGCACTTTAAATTTTACGTGACCGTGTTTTATCTCAACTAAAGTTGGGTAAGCAAGCATCTGGGTATAAGACTGCTCATAAAGGTCTCAATCGTTTTATTGCTAAACTAACCAGCTAATATAGTGCCTTTGCGAATTCGCAAACTGTATCGGTATCTCCTCGCGTTTAGGCAGAAGAGTGTCAATC
It encodes the following:
- a CDS encoding plasmid partition protein ParG → MTQSQEEDKTVKLVVFLNDEERTQFKVICAQQKTSMSQQARQLIVNWTNSQQKK